The Terriglobia bacterium region CAATTTGCATTTCGTGATCTTGGCGGGCAGTTCGAAAAGCAGACGGGCATTCCTGTGCGCGTCACTTACGGTTCTTCCGGAAATTTCACGACACAGATTGAGAATGGGGCGCCGTTCGACCTTTTCTTCTCGGCGGACGTGCAGTACCCGCAGAAGCTGATCTCGGAGGGATATGCGGAGCCGGGATCGCTGTATCGGTATGCCGATGGAAAACTCGTGCTTTGGGTGCCGAACGGTTCGAAGATCGACTTGAGTAAAGGGCTGTTGGCGCTGCTCGATCCCTCCGTCCACAAGATTGCTATTGCGAATCCGAAACATGCTCCGTATGGGCGGGCGGCGGTGGCGGCGATGAAGTCTGCGGGAGTGTACGAGAAAGTGGAGAGCAAACTTGTGTTGGGGGAAAACATTTCGCAGACGGCGCAATTTGTACAGAGTGGGACGGCGGACATGGGACTGGTGGCTCTGTCGCTGGCGGTGTCGCCGGGCATGCGCAACAGTGGACGATATGCTGAAGTTCCAGCGAAGGATTATCCGGCAATCGAGCAGGGAGCGGCGATCGTGAAGCAGTCGAAACAGAAAGCGGCGGCGGCGAAGTTCCTGCAATTCATGAAGACTGGGACGGCCAGGAGGATACTGGAGAAGTACGGGTTCGTGGTGCCGGGAGAGTAGACAGCCGTTTCAGAACCGATTTGGCGACGAATGCAGGAATGCCCCACATTTCTCGCAAGTGAAGCGAGCACATGTGGGGCAAGAGTCTAGGAGTTTTTCTGGGACCTTGCCAGAGCTCGCTTCAGCGTCTGGTCGAGGGCGGTCTTTTGGGTTTCGTATTCCTCGGAAGAGATTTGACCCTGTTGCCGCTCGATTTCCAACTGGAAGAGTTCTTCTTTCATTGCGTCCAACAAAGTGTTCCCGGATTTCGGAGCGGACGCAGGAGACTCCGGAGTACTCGGCGGAACAGAAGCAGCGGCGGCTCGGGCCGGTTGGTCGGGAATCGGGACGGACACGCCTTCAGTTGTAACCGGCGACTGACCGGACGTACGCGACAGAGCAAGATAGGCTACGCCGAATAGCACCACGAGCAAGACGATCAGCAACGGCCAGCGATATTTCGCGAGCGCATCGGGAGCATCGATCGGCGGCCCAAGACCGCCCCCGGGACGGTTGTCGTCCTGCTGCGCGCCCATGGCGCCCTGGCCGCCCTGCGCCTGCTGTGCATTGTTGTCAGGGATGGTGCCGGTACCGGATACGTTGAAGGAGACGTCGGTGCCCGGACCCGCCTCGCGCGCTACCTGCACGGTAGATCCCGGTTGATCGGTCATGGGTTGGAACAAGGACGCGTTCTTCAGGGCCAACTTCATGGAAGTCGGGATCATGACGACGAAGTGTTCGTAGGGCATCAGCAGCTTCGGCGAGATGCTGGCCGCGCCGGTGTATGGCATGTGGTAGGCGACCTGGAAACGAGTCTCGCCGGGTTTGAGAGCGAAGTTGAAGGCGTAGTGATTTTTTGCCTTCAGCGGAACCGGCATGGCTTGCAGCGGTTGGCCGTTCGG contains the following coding sequences:
- the modA gene encoding molybdate ABC transporter substrate-binding protein — protein: MKAGILAVLVLTTVIAPAQQLTVAAAADLQFAFRDLGGQFEKQTGIPVRVTYGSSGNFTTQIENGAPFDLFFSADVQYPQKLISEGYAEPGSLYRYADGKLVLWVPNGSKIDLSKGLLALLDPSVHKIAIANPKHAPYGRAAVAAMKSAGVYEKVESKLVLGENISQTAQFVQSGTADMGLVALSLAVSPGMRNSGRYAEVPAKDYPAIEQGAAIVKQSKQKAAAAKFLQFMKTGTARRILEKYGFVVPGE
- a CDS encoding carboxypeptidase regulatory-like domain-containing protein; amino-acid sequence: MRLARSYRFYVLLVLALFSISALGQTVSGIVTNDTTGKPAANVEVTLLTLANGMSESGSTKTDAQGHYSMPMPNTGGPHLVRATYQGANYFTMVPPGTSQGDISIYEGAKKVDGITGTVDVMKLQSDGNTLQVMELWAVNNASNPKRTLTADNSFEIVLPDGAQIDEASAQSPNGQPLQAMPVPLKAKNHYAFNFALKPGETRFQVAYHMPYTGAASISPKLLMPYEHFVVMIPTSMKLALKNASLFQPMTDQPGSTVQVAREAGPGTDVSFNVSGTGTIPDNNAQQAQGGQGAMGAQQDDNRPGGGLGPPIDAPDALAKYRWPLLIVLLVVLFGVAYLALSRTSGQSPVTTEGVSVPIPDQPARAAAASVPPSTPESPASAPKSGNTLLDAMKEELFQLEIERQQGQISSEEYETQKTALDQTLKRALARSQKNS